The following are from one region of the Stanieria sp. NIES-3757 genome:
- the xthA gene encoding exodeoxyribonuclease III, which translates to MKIATWNVNSIRTRQQIVVDWLSKNPVDVLCLQETKVIDLDFPRLPFEELGYHLYISGQKAYNGVAIFSKTPLTEISSGFSPIVGDRALEFDLQKRVITGVVADLRVVNLYVPNGSAVGSEKYQYKLAWLKLLGEYLTTLIVKETREICICGDFNIALEDRDIYNPKGKATHIMSSPAEREALREVLAIGFQDVFRKFTTETGHYSWWDYRAAGFSRNRGWRIDHHYLTQKLYKQAINCKIDLEPRKLEKPSDHAPVILEF; encoded by the coding sequence ATGAAAATTGCGACTTGGAATGTCAACTCAATTCGGACTCGTCAACAAATTGTAGTTGATTGGTTAAGCAAAAATCCCGTAGATGTTCTTTGTTTACAAGAAACCAAAGTTATCGATCTCGACTTTCCTCGTCTTCCTTTTGAAGAATTAGGTTATCATCTCTACATTTCAGGACAAAAAGCTTATAACGGTGTAGCTATTTTTAGTAAGACTCCTTTAACAGAAATTAGTAGCGGTTTTAGTCCAATAGTAGGCGATCGCGCTCTTGAATTTGATTTACAAAAGCGAGTAATTACTGGAGTCGTCGCGGATCTGCGAGTAGTTAATCTTTATGTTCCCAATGGTTCGGCGGTGGGAAGCGAAAAATATCAATATAAATTAGCTTGGTTAAAATTGTTGGGTGAATATTTAACCACTTTGATAGTTAAAGAAACGAGAGAAATTTGTATTTGTGGCGATTTTAATATCGCTTTAGAAGATCGAGATATTTATAACCCCAAAGGTAAAGCAACTCATATTATGTCTTCTCCTGCGGAAAGAGAAGCTTTACGGGAAGTATTAGCAATTGGATTTCAAGACGTTTTTCGTAAATTTACTACTGAAACAGGACATTATAGTTGGTGGGATTATCGCGCTGCTGGTTTTAGTCGGAATCGTGGTTGGCGCATTGATCATCATTATTTGACACAAAAGTTATACAAACAAGCAATTAATTGTAAAATTGACCTAGAACCAAGAAAATTAGAGAAGCCAAGCGATCATGCTCCTGTAATTTTAGAATTTTAA
- a CDS encoding RNP-1 like RNA-binding protein → MSIYVGNLDYEIGPEDLTEVFAEYGSVKRVHFPTDRETGRKRGFAFVEMETEAEEDAAIAKLDGAEWMDRELKVNKARPRENKNSFGGGGGRRNNRF, encoded by the coding sequence ATGTCAATTTACGTAGGCAATCTGGATTACGAGATTGGTCCAGAAGATCTTACTGAAGTTTTTGCTGAGTACGGCAGTGTCAAAAGAGTTCACTTTCCTACTGACCGTGAAACAGGACGCAAGCGTGGTTTTGCTTTTGTAGAAATGGAAACAGAAGCAGAAGAAGATGCAGCGATCGCTAAATTAGACGGCGCAGAGTGGATGGATCGCGAGTTAAAAGTTAATAAAGCTAGACCTCGTGAAAATAAAAACTCTTTTGGTGGCGGCGGTGGCCGTAGAAACAACCGCTTCTAA
- a CDS encoding N-acetyltransferase GCN5, which yields MTSSEVQLALDWAAQEGWNPGLHDVIAFYATDPAGFLMAELDGEKIGCISVVRYNSKFGFIGLYIVKPQWRGRGYGLQLWQTAWQQLLGRFDSENFSIGLDGVLERESTYHQAGFTAAYRHIRHVYQPISSDSVPNDVISLKDLPLEHLISYDTKIFAASRPQFLSPWINHAEAAYGIVSSDRVCGYGVLRPCRQGFKIGPLFADTFEMADCLFRALTSHAGGQPVFIDIPDVQPALPVLIQRYYLQPVFTCVRMYWGNVLPLDVERIFGVTTLELG from the coding sequence ATGACCTCTTCAGAGGTTCAGCTTGCCCTCGATTGGGCAGCCCAAGAAGGCTGGAATCCTGGTTTACATGATGTGATCGCGTTCTATGCGACTGATCCAGCAGGATTTCTCATGGCAGAACTTGACGGGGAAAAGATCGGTTGTATCTCCGTAGTTCGCTACAATAGCAAATTTGGATTTATCGGGCTTTATATTGTTAAACCTCAATGGCGAGGACGTGGGTATGGACTGCAATTGTGGCAAACTGCATGGCAACAGTTGCTCGGTCGGTTTGATTCTGAAAACTTTAGTATTGGGTTAGACGGGGTGCTGGAGAGGGAATCAACCTATCATCAAGCTGGATTTACAGCAGCATATCGTCATATTCGTCACGTTTATCAACCCATCTCATCCGATTCAGTTCCGAATGATGTAATTTCATTAAAGGATCTGCCATTAGAACACCTCATTTCCTATGACACAAAAATTTTTGCAGCATCACGTCCTCAGTTTTTATCGCCTTGGATTAACCATGCAGAAGCTGCCTATGGAATTGTATCGAGCGATCGCGTTTGTGGTTATGGAGTTTTGCGTCCCTGTCGTCAAGGCTTTAAAATTGGACCTTTGTTTGCAGATACATTCGAGATGGCGGACTGTCTATTTCGTGCGTTAACCTCTCATGCTGGAGGACAGCCTGTATTTATCGACATTCCCGATGTTCAACCAGCATTGCCAGTTTTAATTCAACGCTATTATTTACAGCCTGTTTTTACTTGTGTGCGAATGTATTGGGGAAATGTGCTTCCTCTTGATGTGGAACGTATCTTTGGCGTAACAACTTTGGAACTTGGATAG